One Clostridium estertheticum DNA segment encodes these proteins:
- the nifU gene encoding Fe-S cluster assembly scaffold protein NifU, which yields MMYSDKVMEHFYSPRNVGILGDANGIGEAGDPNCGDIMKIYIKVENNIIKSVKFKAFGCGSAIASSSIATELIKGKTTDEAWKLTNKSVIEALEGLPTSKVHCSVLAEQTIHNAINNYRESQKLELWKDNLK from the coding sequence ATGATGTATAGTGATAAGGTTATGGAGCATTTTTATAGCCCAAGAAACGTTGGAATACTAGGTGATGCTAACGGAATCGGAGAGGCAGGAGACCCTAATTGCGGGGATATAATGAAAATCTATATAAAAGTTGAAAATAATATAATAAAGAGTGTTAAGTTTAAAGCTTTTGGTTGTGGGTCCGCCATAGCGTCTTCTAGCATAGCTACAGAGCTTATTAAGGGCAAAACCACAGATGAGGCATGGAAACTAACCAACAAATCAGTTATTGAAGCCTTGGAAGGATTACCTACATCAAAAGTGCATTGCTCAGTGCTTGCAGAACAAACTATACATAATGCAATAAATAATTATAGAGAGTCACAAAAGCTTGAGCTTTGGAAAGATAATTTAAAATAA
- the mnmA gene encoding tRNA 2-thiouridine(34) synthase MnmA, translating into MKKKVVIGMSGGVDSSVAAYLLKEQGYEVIGIMMKLSEDNPDYEENEGGCCSISAANDARRVADVLDIPFYVMNFKDAFKINVIDNFIDEYMEGRTPNPCIVCNKDIKFKEFLRKAEALGADYIATGHYAKIEKQEDRYVLKKADDNHKDQTYALYSLTQDQLSHTLMPCGDYTKPEIRNIAERIGLEVFRKKDSQEICFIPDNDHGAYIKKYSGREIKSGNFVDKKGKILGTHKGIVYYTIGQRKGLGIALGKPVFVTDINPLTNQVVLGDEEDILKTELIAKDINFILFDKLKSSLRVSAKIRYSAKPELATLIPLENDRIKLVFDDKQRAITKGQSVVFYLENLVVGGGIIEEVL; encoded by the coding sequence ATGAAAAAAAAAGTAGTTATTGGTATGAGTGGAGGAGTTGATAGCTCGGTAGCTGCCTATCTTTTGAAAGAACAAGGCTACGAAGTTATAGGAATTATGATGAAACTCTCTGAGGATAATCCTGATTATGAAGAAAATGAAGGCGGGTGTTGTTCTATTTCTGCTGCAAATGATGCAAGACGTGTTGCAGATGTACTAGATATTCCCTTTTACGTTATGAATTTCAAAGATGCTTTTAAAATTAATGTTATTGATAACTTTATTGATGAATATATGGAAGGTAGAACCCCTAATCCTTGTATCGTATGTAATAAGGATATTAAGTTTAAAGAATTTTTAAGAAAAGCAGAAGCCCTTGGCGCCGATTATATAGCTACGGGTCACTATGCTAAAATTGAAAAGCAAGAAGATAGATATGTTCTTAAAAAAGCAGATGATAATCATAAAGACCAAACTTATGCTCTGTATAGTTTAACTCAAGATCAATTAAGTCACACTTTGATGCCTTGTGGAGACTATACTAAGCCAGAAATACGTAATATAGCAGAGAGAATTGGGCTAGAAGTTTTCAGGAAAAAAGATAGCCAAGAAATTTGTTTTATACCTGATAATGACCATGGAGCTTATATTAAGAAGTATAGCGGTAGGGAAATAAAATCAGGTAACTTTGTTGATAAGAAGGGAAAAATTTTAGGTACACACAAAGGAATAGTGTACTATACTATAGGTCAACGAAAAGGGCTAGGTATAGCGCTAGGTAAACCTGTTTTTGTTACTGATATTAATCCGCTAACTAACCAAGTGGTTTTAGGTGACGAAGAGGATATTTTAAAAACTGAGCTTATAGCAAAAGATATAAATTTCATTCTATTTGATAAACTGAAGTCAAGTTTAAGAGTTTCAGCTAAAATTAGATATTCTGCAAAACCAGAACTCGCTACTTTAATTCCCTTAGAAAACGATAGGATAAAGCTTGTTTTTGATGACAAGCAAAGAGCTATAACCAAAGGCCAATCAGTAGTTTTCTATTTGGAAAACCTAGTAGTCGGTGGAGGTATAATAGAGGAAGTTTTATAA
- the nifU gene encoding Fe-S cluster assembly scaffold protein NifU, whose amino-acid sequence MIYSEKVMDHFTNPRNVGEIENASGIGEVGNAKCGDIMKVYLKVEDNIVIDAKFKTFGCGSAIASSSMATELIKGKSVDDAWTLTNQAVAEALDGLPPIKMHCSVLAEEAIHKAINDYRSKAGLEVWDYTEHDDIHAEVHGE is encoded by the coding sequence ATGATATACAGTGAAAAAGTTATGGACCATTTTACAAACCCAAGAAATGTAGGAGAAATTGAAAATGCTAGCGGAATTGGTGAAGTTGGTAACGCTAAATGTGGAGATATTATGAAGGTCTATTTAAAAGTCGAGGATAATATAGTAATAGATGCAAAGTTTAAAACTTTTGGTTGTGGATCTGCGATAGCGTCTTCAAGTATGGCTACTGAACTAATTAAAGGTAAATCAGTAGATGATGCATGGACATTAACAAACCAAGCTGTTGCTGAAGCCTTAGATGGACTTCCCCCAATAAAAATGCATTGCTCGGTACTAGCTGAAGAAGCTATTCACAAAGCAATTAACGATTATAGAAGCAAAGCTGGACTTGAAGTATGGGATTACACAGAACACGATGATATACACGCCGAGGTGCACGGAGAATAG
- the nifS gene encoding cysteine desulfurase NifS codes for MNKSIYMDHAATTYTKPEVLEEMIPYFTTYFGNPSSIYTLARETKKAIDIARDKIAKAINASENEIFFTGGGSEADNWAIKGIASAYKQKGNHIITTTIEHHAVLHTCEYLAKNGYEITYLPVDEFGLINMKDLENAITDKTILVSIMFANNEIGTIEPIKEIGALCRSKKIFFHTDAVQAVGHIPVDVKEMNIDLLSIAAHKFYGPKGVGALYVKKGIKIDNLIHGGGQERNRRAGTENVAGIVGFGKALEIATQNMEENNKKLIYLRDKLMNGLLEIPYTRLNGPRGENRLPGNSNICFRFIEGESILLMLDASGIAASSGSACTSGSLDPSHVLLAIGLEHEIAHGSLRLSLGDETTEEEVDFVLEVVPKIIERLRYMSPLYDDFLKKGEK; via the coding sequence ATGAATAAATCAATTTACATGGACCATGCTGCAACCACTTATACTAAACCAGAAGTTTTGGAAGAGATGATTCCTTATTTCACAACATACTTTGGAAATCCATCTTCAATTTATACTCTAGCAAGAGAAACTAAAAAAGCCATTGACATTGCAAGAGACAAGATTGCAAAAGCTATAAATGCTAGTGAAAATGAAATTTTCTTTACTGGTGGAGGATCAGAAGCAGATAACTGGGCAATAAAAGGAATAGCTTCTGCTTATAAGCAAAAGGGAAATCATATAATAACAACTACCATTGAACATCATGCTGTATTACATACTTGTGAATATTTAGCTAAAAATGGATATGAAATCACATATTTACCAGTTGATGAATTTGGTCTCATTAATATGAAAGATTTAGAAAACGCTATTACAGATAAAACTATTTTAGTATCAATAATGTTTGCTAATAATGAAATTGGAACAATAGAACCAATAAAAGAAATAGGAGCATTATGCAGAAGTAAGAAAATATTTTTCCATACAGATGCAGTTCAAGCTGTAGGACATATTCCAGTAGACGTAAAAGAAATGAATATAGATTTATTATCAATCGCTGCTCACAAATTTTATGGTCCTAAAGGCGTTGGAGCATTATATGTAAAAAAAGGTATTAAAATAGATAATTTAATACATGGTGGTGGACAAGAAAGAAATAGAAGAGCTGGTACTGAAAATGTGGCTGGCATAGTAGGATTTGGTAAAGCTCTTGAAATAGCAACTCAAAACATGGAAGAAAACAATAAAAAGCTGATTTATTTAAGAGATAAACTTATGAATGGATTATTAGAAATACCATATACAAGATTAAATGGACCAAGAGGAGAAAACAGACTTCCTGGTAATTCAAATATTTGCTTTAGATTTATAGAAGGCGAATCTATACTACTTATGTTAGATGCGAGTGGTATAGCAGCTTCTAGTGGAAGTGCATGTACATCTGGTTCTTTAGATCCATCTCATGTGTTACTAGCAATAGGTCTTGAACATGAAATAGCTCACGGATCCCTAAGATTATCTTTAGGTGATGAAACCACTGAAGAAGAAGTAGATTTTGTATTAGAAGTAGTGCCAAAAATTATTGAAAGACTAAGATATATGTCACCATTATATGATGACTTCTTAAAGAAAGGGGAAAAATAA
- a CDS encoding RrF2 family transcriptional regulator — MKLSTKGRYGVKAMVDLAINYGEQPISIKSISERQSISEYYLEQLFSSLRRAKLIKSIRGAQGGYILNRAPEEITIYDVINVLEGPIEISDCLEDGSCNKVDCCATRLLWKKIKNSIDSVTSSITLKDIVDDYNEITLNKGVKHDE, encoded by the coding sequence ATGAAATTATCTACTAAGGGAAGATATGGTGTTAAAGCTATGGTAGATTTAGCTATAAATTATGGCGAACAACCTATATCTATAAAAAGTATTTCCGAAAGACAGAGTATTTCAGAATATTATTTAGAACAATTATTTTCTTCTCTTAGACGCGCCAAACTTATTAAAAGTATTAGGGGAGCTCAAGGTGGTTATATACTAAATAGAGCACCAGAGGAAATAACTATATATGACGTTATTAACGTGCTTGAAGGTCCAATTGAAATCTCGGATTGCCTTGAAGATGGCTCCTGCAATAAAGTTGATTGCTGTGCTACCAGATTATTATGGAAAAAAATAAAAAACAGTATAGATAGTGTAACATCCTCAATAACTTTAAAAGATATTGTTGATGATTATAATGAAATAACATTAAATAAAGGAGTGAAACATGATGAATAA
- the hisS gene encoding histidine--tRNA ligase, which yields MKVDIIKPSILPGFMELLPGDQIQFNRLADTIRKTYERFGFMPIDTPVIEKSEILLAKGGGETEKQIYRFLKGSTDLSLRFDLTVPLARYVAQNYSSLTFPFRRYQIGKVYRGERNQKGRFREFYQCDIDIVGNNKLNILNDAEIPSIIYSVFNNLGFQDFTIKINNRKLLNGFFEALEIQDIAEVLRVIDKLDKIGASNARLELLSCGLSDEIVEKIFEFINISGSNQDILTLLKNFNISNANFKDGVDEISLVTKYVKLFGVPDDNFKIDLKITRGLDYYTGTVYETFLNEYPSIGSVCSGGRYDNLAEYYTKQKLPGVGISIGLTRLFYQLNEAGFFKNDTNKSITKVLVIPLDNNIDYGISLANFLRDKGVITEIYLEDSKLVKKLGYADKLGIPFVILMGEKESKSKTATIKNMLTGDQTTVDFEGVYEIINA from the coding sequence ATGAAAGTTGATATTATAAAACCATCTATTTTGCCGGGCTTTATGGAGTTACTGCCAGGAGATCAAATTCAGTTTAACAGACTAGCAGATACAATAAGGAAGACTTATGAACGCTTTGGATTTATGCCCATAGATACACCAGTAATAGAGAAATCAGAAATTCTACTGGCAAAAGGAGGAGGAGAAACTGAAAAGCAAATTTACAGATTTTTAAAGGGTAGTACTGATTTATCTCTTAGATTTGATTTAACTGTACCCTTAGCCAGGTATGTGGCTCAAAATTATAGTTCTTTAACTTTCCCTTTTAGAAGATATCAAATTGGTAAAGTTTATAGAGGAGAGAGAAATCAAAAGGGTCGCTTCCGTGAATTTTACCAATGCGATATTGATATTGTTGGAAACAACAAATTAAATATTTTGAATGATGCAGAAATTCCTAGTATTATTTATTCAGTATTCAATAACCTTGGCTTTCAGGATTTCACCATAAAAATAAACAATAGAAAACTATTAAATGGATTTTTTGAAGCACTTGAAATTCAAGATATCGCAGAGGTCTTAAGGGTTATTGATAAGCTTGATAAAATCGGGGCATCAAATGCCAGGTTGGAGCTATTAAGTTGTGGCTTAAGTGATGAAATTGTAGAAAAAATCTTTGAATTTATTAATATAAGTGGAAGCAATCAGGATATTTTAACATTATTAAAGAATTTTAATATTTCTAATGCAAACTTTAAAGATGGTGTTGATGAGATTTCACTAGTTACTAAATATGTAAAATTGTTTGGAGTCCCTGATGATAATTTTAAAATAGATTTGAAAATAACCAGAGGTCTTGATTATTACACAGGAACAGTTTATGAGACATTTTTAAATGAATACCCTTCTATTGGATCTGTGTGTTCGGGTGGACGCTATGATAATTTAGCAGAATATTATACAAAACAAAAACTACCTGGAGTAGGTATATCAATCGGCCTTACTAGATTATTTTATCAATTAAATGAAGCTGGATTCTTTAAAAATGATACGAATAAATCTATAACAAAAGTGCTAGTAATACCACTTGATAATAATATTGATTATGGAATTTCTCTTGCAAATTTTTTAAGGGATAAGGGAGTAATCACAGAAATATATCTTGAGGACTCGAAGTTAGTAAAGAAACTTGGTTATGCGGATAAATTAGGTATTCCCTTTGTAATCCTAATGGGTGAAAAAGAATCGAAAAGTAAAACAGCCACAATAAAAAATATGCTTACTGGTGATCAAACAACTGTTGATTTTGAAGGGGTTTACGAAATAATTAATGCATAA
- a CDS encoding S41 family peptidase, whose product MDSNRNTRWLEDINFLSSELPLKHKNLFFQKSKEDFFNEIASLKMNIDCFNDYEIKLQIAKIVASIKDAHTSVPLKVNLLLPLELYWFSDGIYVIVAHKQYKEILYCKITKLNKIDIEEVINSLSFIISYENETYLKSQLPKYLPAIELLYDLGIVNDIDSLELTFEDKNKKARILEIKSLPLRECRENSSLINNDLEYINNLPLYRRNSHKNYWFEYIDISNIVYFKYNACKDMLPTDVFTFCKKLIQFIEEHAVEKLIIDVRNNFGGNSSLLDPFIEDIKNCVKINKTGKLFVIIGRETFSSALINAFLLKENTSAIFLGEPTGGKPNCYGELQKFTLKNSGLTVYYSTKYYKIIEDDKMPSLLPDVNIALTIENYVNNQDPCFRYIINNYS is encoded by the coding sequence ATGGATTCGAATAGGAACACCAGATGGTTAGAGGATATTAATTTCTTATCTTCAGAGCTTCCTCTAAAACATAAAAATTTATTTTTTCAAAAGAGTAAAGAGGATTTTTTCAATGAAATAGCTAGTTTAAAAATGAACATTGACTGTTTCAACGACTATGAAATAAAATTGCAAATCGCGAAAATTGTTGCCTCCATTAAGGATGCCCACACCTCTGTACCCTTAAAAGTTAATCTCCTGCTTCCCTTAGAATTGTATTGGTTTTCTGATGGAATCTACGTAATAGTAGCCCATAAGCAGTACAAGGAAATACTATATTGTAAAATAACAAAATTAAATAAAATTGATATAGAAGAAGTTATTAATAGTTTAAGCTTCATTATTTCCTATGAAAATGAAACCTACCTTAAATCGCAACTGCCTAAGTACCTCCCTGCAATTGAATTATTATATGATTTGGGAATTGTTAATGATATTGATAGTTTAGAATTAACCTTTGAAGATAAAAATAAGAAAGCAAGAATTTTAGAAATAAAATCGCTACCTCTTAGAGAATGTAGAGAAAATAGCAGTTTAATTAATAATGATTTAGAGTATATCAATAATTTACCTCTTTATAGAAGAAATAGCCACAAGAATTACTGGTTCGAATATATAGATATTTCTAACATTGTGTACTTTAAATATAACGCTTGCAAGGACATGTTGCCTACTGATGTGTTTACCTTTTGCAAGAAACTCATCCAGTTTATTGAAGAACACGCAGTAGAAAAACTCATAATTGATGTGAGAAACAACTTTGGTGGCAATTCCTCATTATTAGATCCCTTTATTGAGGATATAAAAAATTGCGTTAAAATCAATAAAACTGGTAAGCTTTTTGTAATAATAGGACGAGAGACCTTTTCTTCTGCCCTAATAAATGCTTTTTTATTAAAAGAAAATACATCAGCAATATTTTTAGGTGAGCCCACCGGTGGAAAGCCCAATTGCTATGGCGAGTTGCAAAAATTTACTTTGAAAAATTCCGGGCTTACAGTTTATTATTCTACTAAATATTACAAAATTATTGAAGATGATAAAATGCCATCACTTTTACCGGATGTCAATATAGCTCTCACTATAGAAAATTACGTTAATAACCAAGATCCATGTTTTAGGTATATTATTAATAATTACTCCTAA
- a CDS encoding aminotransferase class V-fold PLP-dependent enzyme produces MSFKDISPSYRDLVLGVNKKVPLISGKSVTAINFDNAATTPPFKSVMKAIADFAPWYSSIHRGEGYKSQLTTRLYEDSRNIVSEFVNADSNNTVIYVKNSTEAFNKLSNLLYDPYEKKVILTTDMEHHSNDLPWRDKFIVDYISIDEAGRLSLEDLEAKLNKYNNNVKLVTITGASNITGYKNPIYNVAKLVHKFGSKLLVDGAQLVPHAPFIMNNENTEYNIDFLIFSAHKMYAPFGTGVLIGPKVILDTCDPDLVGGGTVDIVTHDFIKWNASPERHEAGSPNVIGSIALASAIKTLSKIGMENVEHIEKKLTAYAIAQIKNIPNLKIYCDTSKEADRVSIIPFNIDGIHHATVAKILSYEWGISVRSGCFCAQPYLAKLLNISSEFAHNRIANPDLYRPGMVRISFGLYNSYSEIDILAYALNKISLKRDYYILKYNNMKKTLFDK; encoded by the coding sequence ATGTCTTTTAAAGATATTAGTCCAAGCTACAGAGATTTGGTCCTTGGGGTAAACAAAAAGGTACCTCTTATATCTGGAAAAAGCGTTACCGCAATTAATTTTGATAATGCAGCGACTACACCACCCTTTAAATCTGTTATGAAAGCTATTGCTGATTTTGCTCCGTGGTATTCCTCCATTCATCGGGGGGAAGGATATAAGTCTCAACTTACTACTAGATTATATGAGGATTCTAGAAATATTGTCAGCGAATTTGTTAATGCTGATTCTAATAATACAGTTATTTATGTTAAAAATTCCACTGAAGCATTTAACAAGCTTTCAAACTTATTATATGATCCTTATGAAAAAAAAGTAATTCTGACAACCGATATGGAGCATCACTCCAATGACTTACCTTGGAGAGATAAATTTATTGTAGACTATATATCTATAGATGAAGCTGGCAGGCTATCTTTAGAGGATTTAGAAGCTAAGTTAAATAAATATAATAATAATGTAAAACTAGTTACAATTACAGGTGCTTCAAATATAACTGGCTATAAAAACCCCATTTATAATGTAGCTAAATTAGTTCATAAATTCGGTTCAAAACTACTTGTAGATGGCGCACAATTAGTACCTCACGCACCTTTTATTATGAATAATGAGAATACGGAATATAATATAGATTTTTTAATCTTCTCTGCCCATAAAATGTATGCCCCTTTTGGCACAGGAGTATTAATTGGACCAAAAGTTATTTTAGATACTTGTGACCCTGATTTGGTAGGCGGTGGAACAGTAGATATTGTAACTCATGATTTTATAAAGTGGAATGCTTCTCCAGAGAGGCATGAGGCTGGCTCTCCGAATGTTATAGGGAGTATAGCCCTGGCATCAGCTATTAAGACCTTAAGTAAAATTGGCATGGAAAATGTAGAGCATATTGAAAAGAAATTGACTGCTTATGCCATTGCTCAAATAAAAAATATTCCAAATTTAAAAATCTATTGTGATACTTCTAAAGAGGCTGACAGAGTTAGTATAATACCCTTTAATATTGATGGAATTCACCATGCTACAGTTGCAAAAATCCTTTCCTATGAATGGGGCATATCAGTGAGGAGCGGGTGCTTTTGTGCACAGCCCTACCTAGCTAAGTTATTAAATATTTCTAGTGAATTTGCACATAATCGCATAGCAAATCCTGATTTATACCGTCCAGGCATGGTTAGAATCAGTTTTGGTCTATATAATAGTTACTCGGAAATTGATATATTAGCTTATGCGCTAAATAAAATTTCATTAAAAAGGGATTATTATATTTTGAAATATAATAATATGAAAAAAACTCTTTTCGATAAATAA
- a CDS encoding flavin reductase family protein, translating to MKVNFTEHLEKGMEFLHTQGAFLTVKSGDKVNTMTISWGNVGYEWNRPIFTVLVRKSRYTYELIENSDNFTVSIPLSRNLKNALAVCGSKSGRDIDKFKECNLTIEKSKNVDTPIIGDCELHYECKIVYKQEMNPELLSKDIVDSSYKTGDYHTLYYGEIVETYIK from the coding sequence ATGAAAGTTAATTTTACGGAGCATTTAGAAAAAGGTATGGAGTTTTTACATACTCAAGGAGCATTCTTAACAGTGAAATCTGGTGACAAGGTTAATACCATGACTATAAGCTGGGGAAATGTAGGTTACGAATGGAATAGGCCTATATTTACGGTTTTGGTAAGGAAATCAAGATACACTTATGAGCTTATAGAGAATTCAGATAATTTTACTGTGAGTATACCATTGAGCCGCAATTTGAAAAATGCATTAGCAGTATGTGGAAGTAAATCAGGTAGGGACATTGACAAATTTAAGGAGTGTAATTTAACCATAGAGAAAAGTAAAAATGTAGATACTCCAATAATTGGTGATTGTGAACTTCATTATGAATGTAAAATTGTATATAAACAAGAGATGAATCCTGAGCTTCTATCAAAAGATATTGTAGACAGCTCTTATAAAACAGGAGATTACCATACTTTATATTATGGAGAAATAGTAGAAACTTATATTAAGTAG
- a CDS encoding AEC family transporter, producing MGNSQLVNQVMVLFIIIMVGFYAKKKKFLNNTVDRGLSELLINITLPFMIVTSFNIKYEAEMVNNAQKILMYSLLIHIGLIFISKMLFFKFPKNKQQVFRFITIFCNVGFMGYPVLESIYGGIGVFYAAIFNIPFNILLWTVGVMLFTGEKDFKSMRKAVANPALIAVFIGIILFAFSIKLPLPIANSLKLVGSTTTPISMIIIGSMLAEMQFKNIFSDISIYYATVVRLLVVPMIVYGVLKLLKVDTLLLNICVILQGMPAAVMAPIIAEKYSGDSLLASQCVFISTIVSGITIPIVILFL from the coding sequence ATGGGAAATAGCCAGTTAGTTAATCAAGTTATGGTATTATTTATTATTATAATGGTAGGTTTTTATGCTAAGAAAAAGAAGTTTCTAAATAATACAGTTGATAGAGGTCTGTCAGAATTATTAATAAATATAACCCTGCCCTTTATGATAGTTACATCATTTAATATCAAATACGAAGCAGAGATGGTTAATAATGCTCAAAAAATTTTAATGTATTCTTTATTAATACACATAGGTTTAATATTCATTAGCAAGATGCTTTTCTTTAAGTTTCCTAAGAACAAACAGCAGGTATTCAGGTTTATAACAATTTTTTGCAATGTAGGTTTTATGGGTTACCCAGTGCTTGAAAGTATTTATGGTGGGATAGGTGTTTTTTATGCAGCAATATTCAATATTCCTTTTAACATTTTATTGTGGACAGTAGGGGTGATGCTATTCACAGGAGAAAAAGATTTTAAATCCATGAGGAAAGCAGTAGCAAATCCAGCACTTATAGCAGTATTTATAGGTATAATTTTATTTGCGTTTTCAATAAAATTACCACTGCCTATTGCAAATTCTCTAAAATTAGTCGGATCTACCACAACACCAATATCTATGATAATTATTGGTTCAATGCTAGCTGAAATGCAATTCAAGAATATTTTTTCTGACATTTCTATATACTATGCTACAGTAGTTAGACTTTTAGTAGTTCCAATGATTGTTTATGGAGTGTTAAAACTTTTAAAGGTAGATACACTGTTACTAAATATATGTGTTATACTGCAAGGTATGCCGGCAGCAGTAATGGCTCCAATAATTGCTGAAAAATACAGTGGTGACAGTTTACTCGCTTCACAGTGTGTATTTATAAGCACAATAGTTTCTGGAATAACAATACCTATAGTAATATTATTTTTATAG
- a CDS encoding cytochrome b5 domain-containing protein, with product MYINMDQYMYEIYKEAEYCKYNMMYTNTFDDEIFYKNSLNKKLREICVLLQKDSEFPIKPSYENRNIRQQEFTLAELAKYNGISGNPPYVAINGIVYDLRELISWEGGVHFGVSAGVDTTENFMTCHGSSKILDKLPKVGILKI from the coding sequence ATGTATATTAATATGGACCAATATATGTATGAAATTTATAAAGAGGCCGAATATTGTAAATACAATATGATGTATACAAATACATTTGATGATGAAATTTTTTATAAAAATTCGCTTAATAAAAAGCTCCGTGAAATATGTGTTTTATTACAAAAGGATTCAGAATTTCCAATTAAGCCTTCCTATGAAAATAGAAATATTAGACAACAGGAATTCACATTAGCTGAGTTAGCAAAATATAATGGTATTAGTGGTAATCCACCCTATGTAGCGATAAATGGAATAGTCTATGACCTAAGAGAATTAATATCTTGGGAGGGTGGTGTTCATTTTGGTGTATCTGCTGGAGTTGACACCACTGAAAATTTTATGACTTGCCATGGTTCTTCAAAAATACTTGATAAATTACCAAAGGTTGGCATATTAAAAATTTAG
- a CDS encoding DUF4375 domain-containing protein: MLRRTISNKMLQSNPYEKWNQFVDLLAMEDYADLTDIQKVAHLCYWYDSEVQNGGHLQYFENRGILLVNETALALTKLGAQSQTNILSKAIIILTTKGISNIQSLEEYIDEALEGKFDELDSEYYNCEPTIDDLLEKYLEKYEEEFIIRA; this comes from the coding sequence ATGTTAAGACGTACAATCTCAAATAAGATGTTGCAAAGTAACCCTTATGAAAAATGGAATCAATTTGTTGATTTACTCGCAATGGAAGATTATGCTGACCTAACTGATATTCAAAAGGTTGCACACCTTTGTTATTGGTATGATTCAGAGGTACAAAATGGAGGGCATTTGCAGTATTTTGAGAATAGAGGTATTTTGTTAGTAAATGAAACAGCACTGGCACTTACAAAACTTGGAGCACAATCACAAACCAATATACTGTCAAAAGCAATAATTATTTTAACCACTAAAGGAATATCCAATATACAAAGCCTTGAAGAGTATATAGATGAAGCACTTGAAGGAAAATTTGATGAACTTGATTCAGAGTACTATAACTGTGAACCCACAATAGACGATTTACTTGAGAAATATTTAGAGAAGTATGAGGAAGAATTTATTATAAGAGCCTAA
- a CDS encoding histidinol phosphate phosphatase, translated as MIDSHIHTEFSADSEMKLYNGLEHSRKIGLGMTITEHLDLKFPTGTDFAFDIDKYFNEYGKYKSSNFMLGIEIGMQEICLEENRTIINKYPFDYIIGSIHASNGADIFNPKTYQGKTKKEVFEQYFSSMVDCVKQYDFIDSLGHIDYISRYATYNDNEIHYHEFKEYIDEVIKVIVYNEKVMEINTRRLNNVDAYNNLIDVYSAYKQLGGKYVTIGSDAHHAEDIGNNFMLANRICEICNLKPVYFKNRKMELMSLF; from the coding sequence ATGATTGATTCGCACATACACACAGAGTTTTCTGCAGACTCTGAAATGAAGCTTTATAACGGGTTGGAACATTCCAGAAAGATCGGTTTAGGAATGACCATTACAGAACATTTAGATTTAAAATTTCCAACAGGTACAGATTTTGCTTTTGATATTGATAAATATTTTAATGAATATGGGAAATATAAAAGTAGTAATTTCATGCTTGGAATTGAAATTGGTATGCAAGAGATTTGTTTAGAGGAAAATAGAACGATAATAAATAAATATCCTTTTGACTATATAATAGGATCAATACATGCATCTAATGGTGCAGATATTTTTAATCCCAAAACTTATCAAGGTAAAACTAAAAAAGAAGTTTTTGAACAATATTTTTCAAGTATGGTGGATTGCGTAAAACAGTATGACTTTATTGATAGTTTAGGGCATATTGACTATATATCCAGATATGCTACATATAATGATAATGAAATACATTACCATGAATTTAAGGAATATATAGATGAGGTGATCAAGGTCATAGTATATAATGAAAAAGTAATGGAGATTAATACTAGAAGACTTAACAATGTGGATGCATATAATAATTTAATTGATGTTTATAGTGCATATAAACAACTAGGTGGAAAATATGTAACTATAGGTTCCGATGCCCATCATGCGGAGGATATTGGTAACAACTTTATGTTAGCTAATAGAATATGTGAGATATGCAACTTGAAACCTGTGTATTTTAAGAATAGAAAAATGGAGCTTATGTCCTTATTTTAA